In a genomic window of Ranitomeya imitator isolate aRanImi1 chromosome 5, aRanImi1.pri, whole genome shotgun sequence:
- the RNF8 gene encoding E3 ubiquitin-protein ligase RNF8 isoform X2 translates to MTETEAVSNGEGGGMCWCLLRLGESRDVLLLPEGEEVSLGRGYDVMYQLSSAACPLMISRTHCFLRQNAEGHWTITDNNSLNGVFLNKVKLSPQTPYVLTKGSSIQIGVVMPNAERAEFEYELVEENLEKIRPLLTRPQSGKRKLIRNKRKLNCEDSEASVTEGTSSTSKAKIPRILIDSSQPNRSQKAEISTQPTVKMETSVDLDCSADVDLIASTQTPTENTLHFTNIRQSLVELKNLIAQVKEKMKTTQQSGSTGDRPELLDLQKELSSKQEEHLQRVNEMKTTVQEQQGIQGNSLQSEEERQKEPLAQILAEYSQLLDDLSFCRHDLELIIEAKNKEQETKEEKEKMEAQKEDVLHHMNDVLDNELQCIICSEHFIEAVTLNCAHSFCAFCIQAWRSRKEECPICRQEIVTQTRSLVLDNCINRMVEKLSPKMRDRRLAVILERKGERSRRGDHPHLGPLGH, encoded by the exons ATGACGGAGACCGAGGCTGTGAGCAACGGCGAGGGCGGCGGCATGTGCTGGTGTCTGCTGAGACTGGGAGAAAGCCGAGATGTATTATTACTGCCTGAGGGGGAAGAG GTTTCCTTGGGGAGAGGATATGACGTCATGTACCAGCTGAGCTCCGCTGCGTGCCCCCTTATGATCTCCCGCACACACTGCTTCCTCAGGCAGAATGCGGAGGGGCACTGGACCATCACCGACAACAAT AGCCTCAATGGAGTTTTTCTCAATAAAGTGAAGCTGTCTCCTCAGACACCGTACGTCCTGACCAAAGGCAGCAGCATCCAGATCGGTGTCGTTATGCCCAATGCCGAGAGGGCCGAGTTTGAGTACGAGTTGGTTGAGGAAAATCTAGAAAAGATTCGGCCACTTCTAACTCGTCCACAGTCGGGAAAGAGAAAGTTGATCAGAAACAAACGGAAACTAAACTGTGAAGACTCTGAGGCCTCCGTGACAGAGGGCACCTCCAGCACGTCCAAGGCCAAAATCCCCCGCATCTTAATAGACAGCAGCCAACCAAACAGGTCACAAAAGGCTGAGATCTCTACGCAGCCCACAGTAAAGATGGAGACCTCAGTGGATCTGGACTGTTCTGCGGATGTGGACCTCATTGCCTCCACTCAAACGCCAACAGAGAACACGCTCCATTTTACGAATATAAGGCAGTCTCTTGTAGAACTTAAGAATCTTATTGCTCAGGTCAAGGAGAAGATGAAGACCACTCAACAGAGCGGATCCACCGGGGACAGACCGGAGCTCCTGGACCTGCAGAAGGAGCTGAGCAGTAAACAAGAGGAGCATCTCCAGAGAGTCAACGAGATGAAGACGACCGTCCAGGAGCAGCAAGGAATCCAG GGGAATTCATTGCAGTCAGAAGAGGAGCGTCAGAAGGAGCCGCTGGCACAGATCCTGGCAGAG TACTCGCAGCTCCTGGATGACTTGAGTTTTTGTCGCCACGACCTGGAACTGATTATTGAAGCAAAGAATAAAGAGCAGGAAACCAAG GAAGAGAAGGAGAAGATGGAGGCTCAGAAGGAAGATGTTCTGCATCACATGAATGATGTCCTGGATAACGAGCTGCAGTGCATCATCTGCTCCGAGCACTTCATAGAG GCCGTCACCCTGAATTGCGCCCACAGCTTCTGCGCTTTCTGCATCCAGGCTTGGAGAAGCAGGAAGGAAGAGTGTCCCATCTGCCGGCAGGAGATCGTGACACAGACGCGCTCCCTCGTCCTTGACAATTGTATTAACCGCATGGTGGAGAAGCTGAGCCCCAAAATGAGAGATCGAAGGCTGGCCGTCATCCTAGAGCGCAAAGGTGAGAG